The genome window GATTGACCTGCACGAAAACTACCCGGCAGCGGTTCTCAATTATCAATGGACACATGGATTCCCGGGAAAATGGGTGGCACGTCCACATCGGTGGCAACAACTTGAGGCCTCCATCCTTGCCAAAGCAAAGCGCATCGTGGTTTTGAGCGAGCACCACCGAAAACTGCTTTGCAATAAATACCCGCAACTAAATCGGGAGCACTTTGTGATTTACCCAAACGTGCCTGATCACGAACAGCTATTGAGCTATCCTGTTGGTGCCAACCCGCTTCCTCATCCCGAAAGCAAGTGGTTGTTCTACTTTGGAGTGATAGCCGAGAGACGAGGTGTGTACACAGCGTTGGATGCGTTAAAATTGCTCCGCGCCAAAGGCCATGATGTGCGCCTGCTATTGGCCGGAAACGTCAACAATGCCGAGCGCGAAACCTTTGAACGACGCATTCAAGACCCGGAAATCAATGACTTTTTGCTTCATAAACCGTGGATTGATATTTCAGAATTCCCCACCTACGCCGCGGCCTGTACAGCTGGTCTCTCTCCCATTTTCAGCGGCGCTCAGCACGACATCGGGGTAGCAAATAAGGTGTTTCAATACATGCTGATGGGGTTGCCGGTCATTGCATCGGATTCTGTAGCTCAGGCGGAGATTGTGAGAGAAAGTAGTTGCGGGGTGGTATTTAAGTCAGGAGATGCCAGCGATTTGGCTCGTGCGATTGAAGTGCTTTTGCATGCATCCGATGCTAAACAGAAATGGGGAGCCTCAGGCAACGGGGCTGTTGTGTCAAAGTACAACCTGGTTTCTACGGGAAAAGAGCTGGTGAGCGGCTACTACTCGCTGTAGTCTTATCAGAAGTGCTGATCGAAGGCGAAGTAGCCAGTTCAATCATTTTTGTTTAACTTGCCCAAAATCAGCTACACAGTGCTCAAAGAAACTGCATACACCATCCTTTCGGGCTACCGGGCAATGCGATCCAGGCCCGTGGTAAAAGAACTGCGCAACAGCAACAACCCGGTTTTAGCGAAAATAGGACAAGGCCTCTATGAGGGACTTTACGGAGACACGGTCAAAACCACAAGGGCTCAATTGGCCCCGATAGAAGCACGCCGGCGAGCTTTACTTCAAACCCACGAAACCATAGATGTGATTGATTACGGGGCAGGTAGCAGCAACGAGCAGCGCACCGAGGAACAAATGAAACAAGGTGTGCATAAGAGAGCCGCCATCAGCAATATCTGTAAAGCCAGCAAACCCGAGCGTTGGGCTGCGATTCTACATCATGTTGTTTTGAGCTGTAAACCTGAAAGTGCGGTAGAACTAGGTAGTTGCGTAGGAATTTCAGGTTCTTACATCGCTTCGGCCATGCAAAGCAATGGAAAAGGGTCGCTCACTACATTGGAGGGCTCACCAGAAATTGCACGGATAGCCAGCGAAACGTTCGGTACACTTGCGCTCACGAATGCGAAAGTGGTGGCAGGCCCGTTTCACAGCACGCTTGGCAATGTGCTCGAGGCATCCAAACCCATTGATTTCTTTTTCAATGACGGACACCACGACCGTGATGCTGTCCTTCGCTATTTTGAGCAATCTCTTCCCTACCTCAGTCCCGATGCGGTAGTTGTGATAGACGATATTGCCTGGTCTCCGGGCATGAAAAGTGCATGGCAGAACCTGCGTACACATCAGCAGGTAGCAGCATCGGTTGATTTGGGCAAAATGGGGATATTGGTCATGGGTGAGTCCCAGCCCGGCAAGTCACAATTCAATATGCCGCTCTAAGAAACGGCAGCCAACTCTTTCAGCAAGGAAGCATACCGCTCGGCCAAAGCCCGCCGGGTATATTCTCCAATCACCTCACGATTC of Cryomorphaceae bacterium contains these proteins:
- a CDS encoding glycosyltransferase, yielding MKRIGMLLDNPFTGDNRVVNQARLLQQNGFEVFVLALNYGQHSPIEDLEGVRIRRVPVPEKWKNYMFALYHWLPLFNAFWKKHGAAFIREFNIEAIHAHDLYMGEAGAELAAKFNLPLVIDLHENYPAAVLNYQWTHGFPGKWVARPHRWQQLEASILAKAKRIVVLSEHHRKLLCNKYPQLNREHFVIYPNVPDHEQLLSYPVGANPLPHPESKWLFYFGVIAERRGVYTALDALKLLRAKGHDVRLLLAGNVNNAERETFERRIQDPEINDFLLHKPWIDISEFPTYAAACTAGLSPIFSGAQHDIGVANKVFQYMLMGLPVIASDSVAQAEIVRESSCGVVFKSGDASDLARAIEVLLHASDAKQKWGASGNGAVVSKYNLVSTGKELVSGYYSL
- a CDS encoding class I SAM-dependent methyltransferase, encoding MPKISYTVLKETAYTILSGYRAMRSRPVVKELRNSNNPVLAKIGQGLYEGLYGDTVKTTRAQLAPIEARRRALLQTHETIDVIDYGAGSSNEQRTEEQMKQGVHKRAAISNICKASKPERWAAILHHVVLSCKPESAVELGSCVGISGSYIASAMQSNGKGSLTTLEGSPEIARIASETFGTLALTNAKVVAGPFHSTLGNVLEASKPIDFFFNDGHHDRDAVLRYFEQSLPYLSPDAVVVIDDIAWSPGMKSAWQNLRTHQQVAASVDLGKMGILVMGESQPGKSQFNMPL